One Bradyrhizobium zhanjiangense DNA segment encodes these proteins:
- a CDS encoding SDR family NAD(P)-dependent oxidoreductase encodes MNELDFSGKQVLVVGGSSGIGNGIAQAFRARGAHVAVCGTRARPAEYSIEEGSDLTGLAYAQLDVSDAGAIEAFKPPFERLDILVLAQGAVIYRRGEFEMAGFRKVVEVNLMSLMACATRFHSMLRDAKGSLIMVSSTAAYHSTMGNPAYNASKTGAVGLTRTLGEAWAEDGIRVNGIAPGLVDTKMTKVTTDNPKRLEGALARIPLRRLGTPADMAGAALFLASPLSSYIVGQTLVVDGGLIL; translated from the coding sequence ATGAACGAGCTCGATTTCTCAGGCAAGCAGGTGCTGGTGGTCGGCGGTTCCAGCGGCATCGGCAACGGCATCGCGCAGGCCTTTCGCGCCAGGGGCGCGCATGTCGCGGTTTGTGGCACGCGTGCGCGGCCTGCGGAATATTCCATCGAGGAAGGCTCCGATCTCACGGGTCTCGCCTACGCGCAGCTCGACGTCAGCGATGCCGGTGCGATCGAAGCGTTCAAGCCGCCCTTCGAACGGCTCGACATCCTGGTGCTCGCGCAGGGCGCAGTGATCTATCGCCGCGGCGAATTCGAGATGGCGGGTTTCCGCAAGGTCGTCGAGGTCAACCTGATGAGCCTGATGGCGTGCGCAACGCGGTTTCATTCCATGCTGCGGGATGCGAAGGGCTCTCTGATCATGGTGTCCTCGACTGCTGCGTATCATTCCACCATGGGCAATCCCGCCTACAACGCCTCGAAGACCGGCGCGGTCGGATTGACGCGCACGCTGGGCGAGGCCTGGGCCGAGGACGGCATCCGCGTCAACGGCATCGCGCCCGGGCTCGTCGATACCAAGATGACGAAGGTGACCACCGACAATCCCAAGCGGCTCGAAGGCGCGCTGGCGCGCATTCCGCTGCGGCGATTGGGCACGCCGGCCGACATGGCGGGCGCGGCGCTGTTCCTGGCTTCGCCATTGTCGTCCTACATCGTCGGCCAGACGTTGGTCGTCGATGGCGGCCTAATCTTGTAG
- a CDS encoding SDR family NAD(P)-dependent oxidoreductase, with product MSEFKQLSRSVKGLTVLVTGAASGMGRATARVFATEGANVAVTDYDERGADAVAREISTNSGTAKAWKLDVADAGEIKRVVNDVAAHFGGLDIVVNNAGISVRVAIDDETYEDAWAKGLAVMLTAHPRVIRAALPHLRKSKSPRIINIASTEALGATALHSPYSAAKGGVASLTRSLAVELGREGITVNCICPGPIRTAITDRISEEHKTIYAKRRTALGRYGDPEEVAHMTLSLCLPAASFLTGAVIPVDGGLMARNA from the coding sequence ATGTCCGAATTCAAACAGCTCAGCCGGTCCGTAAAGGGCCTGACCGTCCTCGTCACCGGCGCGGCCAGCGGCATGGGACGCGCGACCGCGCGCGTGTTCGCCACTGAAGGTGCGAACGTCGCCGTCACCGATTATGACGAGCGAGGCGCCGATGCGGTCGCGAGGGAGATCTCGACAAACAGCGGGACAGCGAAGGCGTGGAAGCTCGATGTTGCCGATGCCGGCGAGATCAAGCGCGTAGTCAATGATGTTGCGGCGCATTTCGGCGGGCTCGACATCGTCGTCAACAATGCCGGCATCTCCGTGCGGGTCGCGATCGACGACGAGACCTATGAGGACGCATGGGCCAAGGGCCTCGCCGTGATGCTGACGGCGCATCCACGCGTCATCCGCGCCGCGCTGCCGCATTTGCGCAAGTCGAAGAGCCCGCGCATCATCAACATCGCCTCGACCGAGGCGCTCGGCGCCACCGCATTGCACAGCCCCTATTCGGCGGCGAAGGGCGGCGTTGCGAGCCTCACCCGTTCGCTGGCGGTGGAGCTTGGCCGCGAGGGCATCACCGTCAACTGCATCTGTCCCGGTCCGATCCGCACGGCAATCACCGATCGCATCTCCGAGGAGCACAAGACGATCTACGCCAAGCGCCGCACTGCGCTCGGCCGTTACGGCGATCCTGAAGAGGTTGCGCACATGACGCTCAGCCTGTGCCTGCCGGCCGCCTCTTTCCTCACCGGCGCGGTGATCCCGGTCGACGGCGGGCTGATGGCGCGCAACGCGTGA
- a CDS encoding TauD/TfdA dioxygenase family protein: MTIAIRQLQKHFVGEVSGLDLRKPLTPEEAREVESAMDKYAVLVFHDQDITDEQQMAFALNFGQREDARGGTVTKEKDYRLQSGLNDVSNLGKDGKPLAKDSRTHLFNLGNCLWHSDSSFRPIPAKFSLLSARVVNPKGGNTEFADMRAAYDALDDETKAEIENLVCEHSLMYSRGSLGFTEYSDEEKEMFKPVLQRLVRTHPVHRRKSLYLSSHAGKVVGMSVPEGRLLLRDLNEHATQAEFVYVHRWKLHDLVMWDNRQTMHRVRRYDQSQPRDMRRATVAGTEPTVQQQAAE, encoded by the coding sequence ATGACGATCGCCATCCGGCAGCTTCAGAAGCATTTCGTCGGTGAGGTGTCGGGCCTCGACCTGCGAAAGCCGCTCACGCCGGAGGAGGCGCGCGAGGTCGAATCCGCCATGGACAAATACGCGGTGCTGGTCTTCCACGACCAGGACATCACCGACGAGCAGCAGATGGCGTTCGCGCTGAATTTCGGCCAGCGCGAGGATGCGCGCGGCGGCACCGTTACCAAGGAGAAGGACTATCGGCTGCAATCCGGCCTGAACGATGTCTCGAATCTCGGCAAGGACGGCAAGCCGCTGGCGAAGGACAGCCGGACGCATCTGTTCAACCTCGGCAATTGCCTGTGGCATTCCGACAGCTCGTTCCGTCCCATTCCGGCAAAGTTCTCGCTGCTGTCCGCGCGCGTGGTGAACCCGAAGGGCGGCAATACCGAATTCGCCGACATGCGCGCCGCCTATGACGCGCTCGACGACGAGACCAAGGCGGAGATCGAGAATCTCGTCTGCGAGCACTCGCTGATGTATTCGCGGGGATCGCTCGGCTTCACCGAATATAGCGACGAAGAGAAGGAGATGTTCAAGCCGGTGCTGCAACGCCTGGTGCGCACGCACCCCGTGCATCGCCGCAAGTCGCTGTATCTCTCATCGCATGCCGGCAAGGTGGTCGGCATGAGCGTGCCGGAGGGCCGGCTGCTGCTGCGCGATCTGAACGAGCACGCGACGCAAGCAGAGTTCGTCTACGTCCACAGATGGAAGCTGCATGATCTCGTGATGTGGGACAACCGCCAGACCATGCACCGCGTCCGCCGCTACGACCAGTCGCAACCGCGCGACATGCGCCGCGCGACGGTGGCCGGCACGGAGCCGACGGTGCAGCAGCAGGCGGCGGAGTAG